In the genome of Acidimicrobiia bacterium, one region contains:
- the recA gene encoding recombinase RecA — MTERDKAIEMAMSQIDRQFGKGAIMRMGDKAIQQIDTISTGALSIDLALGIGGVPRGRVVEIYGPESSGKTTLALHIVAEAQRNGGLAAFIDAEHALDPIYARALGVDVDELLISQPDTGEQALEITDTLVRSGALDVVVIDSVAALVPRAEIEGEMGDSHMGLQARLMSQALRKLTGNLHKSQTTCIFINQLREKIGVMFGSPETTPGGRALKFYSSIRIDVRRIETIKDGQLGIGNRVRAKIVKNKLAPPFRLAEFDIMFGEGISREGSLIDVAVEQGICKKSGAWYSFDGDQIGQGREAAKRFLRENPEIAMQLQDRVLQAVGLTGADAEGEPEAATPPEETTVSAEEPSAE, encoded by the coding sequence AGGCCATCCAGCAGATCGACACTATTTCGACCGGAGCGCTCTCTATCGACCTGGCCCTGGGTATTGGTGGGGTTCCTCGTGGACGGGTAGTCGAGATCTACGGCCCCGAGTCGAGCGGTAAGACAACCCTGGCACTTCATATTGTGGCCGAAGCCCAACGGAACGGTGGCTTGGCAGCCTTTATCGACGCCGAGCATGCCCTTGATCCCATCTACGCTCGCGCGCTGGGCGTCGATGTCGACGAGCTGCTCATCTCCCAGCCCGATACCGGCGAGCAGGCCCTTGAGATCACCGACACGCTGGTCCGGTCGGGGGCCCTTGACGTCGTGGTGATCGACTCGGTGGCGGCGCTCGTTCCCCGTGCCGAAATCGAAGGCGAAATGGGTGACTCCCATATGGGCCTGCAGGCCCGCCTCATGTCGCAAGCCTTACGGAAACTGACCGGCAACCTCCATAAGAGCCAGACGACCTGCATCTTCATCAACCAGCTTCGAGAGAAGATTGGCGTCATGTTCGGTTCGCCGGAGACCACTCCAGGAGGTCGAGCGCTCAAGTTCTACTCGTCGATCCGCATCGATGTCCGTCGTATTGAGACCATCAAAGACGGTCAATTGGGTATCGGTAACCGGGTCCGGGCCAAGATTGTCAAGAATAAATTGGCTCCACCCTTCCGCCTCGCCGAGTTCGACATCATGTTCGGAGAGGGCATTTCGCGTGAAGGAAGCCTCATAGACGTGGCTGTCGAGCAGGGAATTTGCAAGAAGAGTGGTGCCTGGTACAGCTTTGATGGTGACCAGATCGGACAGGGTCGAGAGGCAGCCAAGCGCTTCTTGCGAGAGAATCCGGAAATCGCCATGCAACTCCAAGATCGGGTGCTTCAAGCGGTAGGTCTGACAGGTGCCGATGCTGAAGGAGAACCTGAGGCAGCCACTCCACCCGAAGAAACGACGGTCTCTGCCGAAGAACCGTCCGCTGAGTAG